In Vicia villosa cultivar HV-30 ecotype Madison, WI unplaced genomic scaffold, Vvil1.0 ctg.004496F_1_1, whole genome shotgun sequence, the following proteins share a genomic window:
- the LOC131642104 gene encoding heat shock 70 kDa protein 16-like — translation MSVVGFDIGNENCVIAVAKHRGIDVLLNDESKRETPAVICFGEKQRFLGSAGAASAMMHPKSTISQIKRFIGRRFSDPDMERDLKMLPLETSEGPDGGVLIHLKYLQRDQTFTPVQIMSMLFAHLKTMTEKDLEAPVSDCVIGIPSYFTDLQRRAYLDAARIAGLKPLRLIHDCTATALSYGIYKTNFQSEGFTYVAFIDIGQCDTQVCIAGFQSRQMKVLSHTFDRSLGGRDFDEVLFTHFAEKFKEQYSIDVYSNAKACLRLRAACEKLKKVLSANPEAPLNIECLMDEKDVKGFITREEFESLASGLLERISKPCSQALLEAGLNAEKIVSVELVGSGSRIPAVSTLLTSLFKREPSRKLNASECVARGCALQCAMLSPTYRVRDYEVQDISPFSYGLASDEGPISVGSNGVIFPKGQYIPSTAVLRLQRTSFFQLEAFYPNQYELPPGTFPKISSFMIGPLPESHSSNTTVKVRVQLNLHGIFSIESATLIVDHADDNHSNYDAMDVDHVSETSDSSNFVANGAEDSTNKSDSPQSSADYSRKDKAKRKLPIPVNENIYGGMTMAEISEAHEKELQLAQQDRAVELTKEKKNTLESYVYETRSKLFNAYRSFASDQERDDISRSLQETEDWLYEDGDDETENAYTSKLEDLKRLVDPIENRYKDDEERAQAIKDFSALVSDIHHFAGSLPPQEKELVINEINKAVQWLTEKKQQQDSYPKNRDPILWSSNIKSVIEHLNQSVHRIVRSRRTSEDNDKFSEDIDGDKRDTSNHS, via the exons ATGAGTGTGGTGGGGTTTGACATTGGTAATGAGAACTGTGTCATTGCTGTGGCGAAGCACCGAGGGATTGATGTTTTGTTGAACGATGAATCGAAACGGGAAACCCCGGCTGTTATATGCTTTGGTGAAAAGCAACGGTTTTTGGGGTCGGCTGGGGCGGCTTCTGCTATGATGCACCCTAAAtcgacgatatctcagataaagagattTATAGGGAGGAGGTTTAGTGACCCGGATATGGAAAGGGACTTGAAGATGCTTCCTCTGGAAACTTCGGAAGGACCAGATGGTGGTgttttgattcatttgaaatacTTGCAGAGGGATCAGACGTTTACACCGGTTCAAATAATGTCTATGCTCTTTGCTCACTTGAAGACTATGACAGAAAAAGATTTGGAAGCACCCGTCTCGGATTGTGTTATTGGTATCCCATCGTACTTCACTGACTTGCAGAGACGGGCTTATCTTGATGCGGCAAGAATTGCTGGGTTGAAGCCTTTGAGATTGATCCATGATTGTACTGCAACTGCCCTTAGTTATGGAATTTACAAAACAAATTTTCAAAGTGAAGGATTTACATATGTTGCATTTATTGACATTGGTCAATGCGATACTCAGGTCTGCATTGCAGGGTTTCAGTCTCGGCAAATGAAGGTACTTTCACATACTTTTGACAGGAGTTTAGGTGGGAGGGACTTTGACGAGGTTCTATTTACTCATTTTGCGGAAAAATTCAAGGAACAGTACAGCATTGACGTGTATTCTAATGCCAAGGCATGCCTTAGGCTGCGTGCAGCATGTGAGAAATTGAAGAAAGTTTTGAGTGCAAATCCAGAGGCACCGCTAAATATCGAGTGTTTGATGGATGAGAAAGATGTTAAGGGCTTTATCACAAGAGAAGAATTTGAGAGTCTCGCATCGGGATTGTTGGAGAGAATTTCTAAACCTTGCAGCCAAGCATTACTTGAAGCAGGCTTGAATGCAGAGAAGATTGTTTCTGTAGAACTAGTTGGTTCAGGTTCTAGGATTCCAGCAGTAAGTACATTATTAACTTCTCTATTCAAAAGAGAACCTAGCCGTAAGCTGAATGCAAGTGAGTGTGTAGCTCGTGGTTGTGCTCTACAGTGTGCTATGCTCAGTCCCACATACCGTGTGAGAGACTACGAG GTCCAGGATATTAGTCCATTTTCATATGGACTTGCATCAGATGAAGGTCCAATTTCTGTAGGATCAAATGGTGTAATTTTCCCAAAAGGCCAATATATTCCAAGTACTGCAGTTCTACGACTCCAGCGAACTAGTTTTTTCCAGTTGGAAGCTTTCTATCCAAATCAATATGAACTACCACCTGGAACATTTCCCAAAATTAGTTCCTTCATG ATTGGTCCTTTGCCTGAATCTCATAGTAGCAACACAACAGTTAAAGTTCGCGTTCAACTAAATCTGCACGGCATTTTCAGTATTGAATCAGCTACA TTGATCGTGGATCACGCGGATGATAATCATTCAAATTATGATGCAATGGATGTTGATCATGTGTCTGAGACCTCAGATAGTTCCAATTTTGTTGCCAATGGTGCTGAAGATAGTACCAATAAGTCTGATTCTCCACAAAGCTCT GCTGATTATTCAAGAAAAGATAAAGCTAAAAGAAAGCTTCCTATTCCAGTGAATGAGAATATCTACGGTGGAATGACAATGGCGGAGATTTCTGAAGCCCATGAAAAAGAACTCCAGTTAGCCCAACAGGATAGAGCTGTGGAGCTAACCAAAGAAAAGAAGAACACTTTGGAATCCTATGTCTATGAGACGAGGAGTAAG CTTTTCAATGCATATCGGAGCTTTGCAAGTGATCAAGAGAGGGACGACATATCTAGGAGTTTGCAAGAGACTGAGGATTGGCTTTACGAGGATGGTGACGATGAAACTGAAAACGCTTATACTTCAAAACTAGAAGACCTGAAAAGG CTGGTGGATCCAATTGAGAATCGAtacaaagatgatgaagaaagagCGCAAGCTATAAAAGATTTTTCAGCTCTCGTTTCCGATATTCACCACTTTGCAGGTTCCCTTCCACCCCAAGAGAAAGAACTG GTCATCAATGAGATTAATAAAGCAGTGCAGTGGCTAACAGAGAAAAAGCAACAACAAGATTCTTATCCTAAGAATCGTGACCCAATATTATGGTCGAGTAATATCAAGAGCGTAATAGAGCATCTAAACCA AAGTGTGCATAGGATAGTGAGATCCAGGAGAACTTCAGAAGACAATGACAAATTTTCGGAAGACATTGACGGAGACAAGAGAGATACTTCCAATCATTCATGA